A section of the Streptomyces sp. CG1 genome encodes:
- a CDS encoding lytic transglycosylase domain-containing protein: protein MAAHFGRRLRKGAATTAVAAAAVAALSASQAPGATGEDHGRQTAAGASAPVPGATSDGNATGNSPYYTDLPPLNSPRPSPSPTTAGTPVATGDAEAGIPATVLDAYKKAEAELRSTKPGCNLPWQLLAAIGKVESGQADGGRVDADGTTIGRILGPALDGNGFALVKDTDHGEYDGNTEYDQAVGPMQFIPSTWAWAGRDGNGDGKKDPNNVYDAALAAGDYLCRNGWDLSREDDLHSAILSYNDSQDYLSTVLSWLEYYRKGTHSVPNGTGSVPGHRSDDSSRHSQSPKPSNPPTTKPDPRPDPKPGKPGGGSGNPSPKPPVPPTTPQTPTDTVDHLQDADTAQLTAMAGHAFAERIGTRAETKADKSVAKVRIRFTISGDTDATFTGGETVATVTTDARGVALAPALQAGEKTGGFKVTATVVGRSVKGADYTATVTERVADTLTRTSDTPLTCTPGGEFADQVQVKATYKGAVADKVAATATLIKSPLDTSENDKGPYFKDKNGKPVRTLDGLLTDAKGLLTLPKLYADDNTGTFLLRITTAGGTTLTVELKVAADDTSASPTPSPSPSSSS, encoded by the coding sequence ATGGCGGCGCATTTCGGAAGGCGGCTACGCAAGGGGGCGGCGACCACCGCCGTGGCCGCGGCAGCGGTCGCGGCCCTGTCCGCGTCCCAGGCTCCGGGAGCGACCGGCGAGGACCACGGCAGACAGACCGCGGCAGGCGCCTCCGCCCCTGTGCCCGGCGCGACCTCCGACGGCAACGCCACCGGCAACTCGCCGTACTACACGGACCTGCCGCCGCTCAACAGCCCCCGTCCCAGCCCCTCGCCGACGACCGCCGGCACTCCCGTCGCCACGGGCGACGCCGAGGCCGGCATACCGGCGACGGTCCTCGACGCCTACAAGAAGGCCGAGGCCGAACTGCGCTCCACCAAGCCGGGCTGCAACCTGCCCTGGCAACTGCTCGCCGCCATCGGCAAGGTCGAGTCGGGCCAGGCCGACGGCGGTCGGGTCGACGCCGACGGCACCACGATCGGCCGGATCCTGGGCCCGGCGCTCGACGGCAACGGCTTCGCGCTCGTCAAGGACACCGACCACGGCGAGTACGACGGCAACACCGAGTACGACCAGGCCGTCGGCCCCATGCAGTTCATCCCGTCGACCTGGGCCTGGGCGGGCCGCGACGGCAACGGCGACGGCAAGAAGGACCCCAACAACGTCTACGACGCCGCCCTCGCCGCAGGCGACTACCTGTGCCGCAACGGCTGGGACCTCTCGCGCGAGGACGACCTGCACAGCGCCATCCTCAGCTACAACGACTCGCAGGACTATCTGAGCACCGTCCTGTCGTGGCTGGAGTACTACCGCAAGGGCACCCACTCCGTACCCAACGGCACCGGCAGCGTGCCCGGCCATCGCAGCGACGACAGCAGCCGGCACTCCCAGTCCCCGAAGCCGTCGAACCCGCCGACGACCAAGCCGGACCCCAGGCCGGACCCGAAGCCCGGCAAGCCCGGCGGCGGCAGCGGCAACCCCAGCCCGAAGCCGCCGGTCCCGCCGACGACTCCGCAGACCCCCACCGACACGGTGGACCACCTTCAGGACGCGGACACCGCGCAGCTCACCGCGATGGCCGGCCACGCCTTCGCCGAGCGGATCGGCACGCGTGCCGAGACCAAGGCCGACAAGTCCGTGGCCAAGGTCAGGATCAGGTTCACGATCAGCGGGGACACCGACGCCACCTTCACCGGCGGCGAGACCGTGGCCACGGTCACCACCGACGCCCGGGGCGTCGCCCTCGCACCGGCGCTCCAGGCGGGCGAGAAGACCGGCGGCTTCAAGGTCACCGCCACCGTCGTGGGCCGCTCGGTCAAGGGTGCCGACTACACGGCCACCGTCACCGAGCGCGTCGCCGACACCCTGACCCGCACCAGCGACACCCCGCTGACCTGCACCCCGGGCGGCGAGTTCGCCGACCAGGTCCAGGTGAAGGCGACGTACAAGGGCGCCGTCGCGGACAAGGTGGCGGCCACCGCCACCCTGATCAAGTCCCCGCTCGACACCAGTGAGAACGACAAGGGCCCCTACTTCAAGGACAAGAACGGCAAGCCCGTACGCACCCTCGACGGTCTGCTGACGGACGCCAAGGGCCTGCTGACGCTGCCGAAGCTGTACGCGGACGACAACACCGGCACCTTCCTGCTCCGCATCACCACGGCCGGTGGCACGACGCTCACCGTCGAGCTGAAGGTCGCCGCCGACGACACCTCGGCGAGCCCGACCCCGTCCCCGAGCCCGTCCAGCTCCTCCTGA